Genomic segment of Ruegeria sp. TM1040:
CGAGACCGCGGTGACGATCTCTGGCACCATCAACGGTTGATTGACCATTGCAAAGACCACGGTCTGCCCGCGCCAGGGCTTGCTGCGGGTGGTGGCCAGTGCCGCTAGAACCGCTGCGGTGGTTGCGACACCCGACGCGCAGGTCGCAAGGATCAGAGAGCGGATCGTGGCATCCTTGACCTGTTCGTTATCCCAGGCCGACGCGTACCAGCGCCAGGAAAACCCTTCCCAGATTGCGATGGAGTCGCCAGCGTTAAAGGAATAGGCGACTAGAAGTAGAATCGGCAGGTACAGCAGCACAAAGCAGGCGATGGCGATGGCTGTGAAGCCCGTCTGGCGGCGAACATCAAATCCTTTAGACATCGCTTTCGCCCTCCCGCCCGATGGCGCGCACGTAGAACACCAGCGCCACCATCACCACCGCCAAAAGCGTCAGCGCCAGCGCGGCGCCAAGGGGCCAGTTGCGCAACTGCCCAAACTGCAGCTCAATGAGGTTGCCCAGCATCAGCTGCTTGCCGCCGCCCAGCACGCGTGGGGTGACATAGGCGCCAAGGCAGGGCACAAAGACAAGAATGGAGCCAGCCACAACGCCAGGTTTCACCAAGGGGAAGATGATGCGCCGCAGTACGTCCAGTCGGCTGGCATAGAGGTCATAGCCCGCCTCCACCAAATCGAAACCGAGCCGCTCCATCGAGGCATAGATGGGCAGGATCATCAGCGGCAGATAGACATAGGTCATCCCGATCAGAACCGAAAACTCTGTGAACAGCATCTGGATCGGCTCATCAATGAGCCCGCTGGCCATCAACAGCGTGTTGATGGTGCCTTGGTTGCGAATGAGCTCCATGATCGCAAAGGTTCGGATCAACAGATTGGTCCAGAAAGGGATCATGATCAGCAGCATCCACATGTCCCGGCGGTGCTGAGGGCGCGTGGCGATGAAATAGGCGGTGGGAAAGCCCACGATCAGACAGAGAAACGCCGTCATCAGCGAGAGCTTGATAGAGCGCCAGAACACCAGAAGATGCGCGTCCGCCAGTTGCAGCTCTTCGGTGAAAAAGTCCCGCTCGGCCACCACGTTGAACCAGGGCTCCAACGTAAAGCGCCATTCAACACCGCCGTAATCACCGGGGGTGAGGAATGAGTAGATCACCACCACCAGCAATGGCCCACTTGCGGCAAGGCTGAGGATTACAAGTGCAGGTGTGAGCAGCAACCACCGGCTGCGCCGCTCGCGCCGGGCGCGCGGATCGGGGTGGGGCGGGGCAGTGAGAGCGGGATCCTGCATGGGCTCAATCCTTCAGGATCTGCGCGGTGTCAGGCGCAAAGCACACCCCCACCGTGTCATTGATCGCCAAGGTCTGCGTTTGTCCCGGCTGGTTTTGCCGCCGCAGGATAAAAGTGCCGCCCCCTTCCATTGTGACGTGATAGTGGGTGTCGGTGCCGAAATAGACCACGTTGTCCAAGGTTCCGATCAACAGCGCGTCTGTACGTTCGCAAAGCCTCGCATGTTCAGGGCGCACCGCCAATGTCACCGCCTGTCCTGCGGAATGGGCGCCCCCTTCCGGAGCCTTGGCCAGGATTTCCTCACCCGATGCGAGCCGGACCAAGGCCCCGCTTTCGGTGGAAGATACCATCTGGGCTTTCAGAAAATTGGTGTCGCCGATGAAGTCGGCCACGAACCGCTCGGCCGGATGATCGTAGATGTCCCGCGGCCCGCCGATCTGCCGGATGGTGCCCGCATTCATCACCGCGATGCGGTCCGACATCGTCAGCGCTTCTTCCTGGTCATGGGTGACAAAGACAAAAGTGATGCCGGTTTCATGCTGAAGCCGTTTGAGTTCGAGCTGCATTTCCTTGCGCAGTTTGAAGTCGAGTGCGGAGAGAGGCTCGTCCAGCAACAGGACCTTGGGGCGCGGCGCGAGGGCACGGGCCAGCGCCACGCGCTGTTGCTGACCACCGGAAATCTGCGCGGTTTTCCGGTCGGCCATCGCCGTCATCTGCACCAGCTCCAGCATCTCCGAGACGGTTGCGGCAATTTCCGCCTTCGGTCGCTTAAGCATCTGAAGTCCAAAGGCGATATTCTCTGAAACGGTCATATGCGGAAACAGCGCATAGGATTGAAACACCGTATTGACTGGGCGCTGATGCGGGGGGTGTCGCAAAAGGTCTTTGCCGTCGAGCATCAATTGACCACGAGTGGGATCCAGAAACCCGGCAATCATGCGCAACAGCGTTGTTTTTCCGCAGCCGGAAGGACCAAGGAGCGTAAAAAATTCATTGGATTGAATGGTGAGAGAAACATCATCCAATGCGGTGAAAGCCTCTGCGCCTTCGCCAAATATCTTGGTTAGGCCATCAATTTTGATCATGCAAACGTCTCTTGTTGGCCGCAAGGACGTCATTCACGCCCTTTGAAGCCTGAAATATTTCAAAATGAACGCCGAGGGCGTCTTACGGCTCCTCTTGGCATCTGCTCTTCCAGCTTGCATTTTGATCAAATTGGGAGTCAATGATTTTTATATTTTACCGCAAAACCCGCAGGAAGGCCCAATCCGGACACGCTTGATGCTGCAATGAGAAGGCCTGCGACCAAAGCCCTGAATAAGTGCCTCCTAAAAGCGTCGCGTGTATTCCATCACAGGTGTAAAAAGATGTCGGCTTTGGATCGTAGATTAGCCTGCCAAATTTGAGAGTGAACCATAAGCGCTTCGCAACGCTAGGATAAAAAAACTCTGATTCCGGGTTTTTATATTGCTGATTTATTAGTCATTAAGCGCTGTGGCGCAGGGTTTCTGATGAGCAAGTGAAACCTCAGCTGCGAATCCGGGAACGGTCGGTCAAAGAACCGATGGCCTAAGGTCCGGGCCTTCGGCCTTCGTTGCGGGCACACAGTCAGTTTTCATGTTCAGTCACATCAAGGCGCGTCGCGCGCCGTTTGGTCAAAAAGTGAAGTGTGAAAATGTCTGATCCGTCTGAAGTCCAATCAAGACCTCGCCGCAAATTTGGTATTTTCCGCAGTGTGCGCTCTAAACTCAGTGCTGTCTTGGTGCTTCTGGCCGCGGGCATTACCCTATTTGGTTATATCACTTATGGGCTGCTCATGCAGGTCTCCGGGCATATTACCGAACTGAATGACGAAAACCTTCCCGACCTCGAAGTCTCGCAAGACATCACCCTTGCGGCCGATATGGCCAAAGACAGCATGATTACCATGCTGGTGGTGGATAATGCCGCGGGCATCGATCAGGCCATGGGCGAGGTGGACGCCGCGCGCACGGCGCTGGGCAGTGCGATTGCAGAGCTCAACGACGATATCGAACCCCAGTTTTCCGCAAGCCTTGATGAGGTGTCTCAGGCTCTTGCGGATCTTGCCGAGGCCCGCAGGGTCACTTTCGCAAGTGATGACCAGATTGAGGCCAGAGTACGCGACATGCAAAGCATCATCAGCGAACTCAGCGTCGTCATGGCGGAACTGTCGCGCTCTGCCGCCATCGAATTGCGACAGGGCGCCGAGGCGACAGATCAGAAAATTGACAATACGGTCACGCGCCTGGTCGAGGTGGATTTTTACAATCAATCGCTCCTGCTGGAGGCCCAGGCCGAACTCAATCTGCTGACCGGCGCCGCCGTGTCGGCCGGAGGGACCAAAGACCCCGAGACCCTGGCCCAGATAGAGGCCATGGCTGAAAAATCGCGCGACCGTCTCTTGGAAATCACCGACATTATCAGCGAACGCGCTCCCGAGATTTTTGACACCTCACTCCTGATTACGGCTGTGTTTACGCTCGAGACGGTGCTGGCGCAGAGCCTGTTTCCCTCCGAAACCCTGCGCAAGGCTGCATTGAGCGCCCGCGCCGACACAGCAAAAGCCATTGATACGGCAATCAACGCCCAGATGCGCAGTTTGCTGGCATCGGTTAACGCGGCGAAGGATGCGAACGGCGATGCGCTCGAGTTGCTGCTCACCAATGAGGTGGGCTTTCTGCGAGAGCTGGTTGAGATCGGGATCGCGATCAACATGTTCCAGGTTGCCGCTCTTGATGCGGCTACTTCCGATGACGAAGCCAGCGTAAGTGACGCCGAGAAGGGAATGGTTGAAGCAGGCGCCCTTTTTGCAAAGTATCAGGATTTTCGCGATGGGCGGGTTGTCGAGTTCCTCTCGCGCCTGAGCGATCTGAATGATCCCGAAACGGGCCTCGCAGCTCTTCAGATCAAAGGCATCAAAGCTGCAGAAGCATCAGACGCGGCCACCCTCAATGCACGCACTTCGGTCGAGGCGATCTCCCAGCGCGCTGCGGAGTTCACCGCCAGCACACTCAGTGAAATCGATGTGATGACGGATGAAATCTTTGATGAAGTCGAGTTGATGGTGCGGGACCTAGTTGTCTCAGCCGCTGTTGCAGGCGTGTGTTTCCTTGCGATATTTTCCGTTATTCAGCTTCTGATCCTGCGTCCGTTGAACCGGATCAGTGCGAGCACGGAACGGCTTGCGGAGGGGGATCGCAGCCCTGTCACCGGGTTTGAACGCACCAGTACAGAGATTTACCGGATCGCGCGCTCGCTGTCGGTGTTCCGCGATGGGATCGTCGAAAAAGAAGAGCTCGAAGAGATGGCGGCCGCCGAACGGCAGGAGCGCGAACGGGTGCAGGCCAAGGCGGTCGAGGCGCTGGGCACGGGGCTGGAGCGGCTCTCCAGCGGGGATCTGACCGGCCACATCCACGAAGAACTCGGCGAGGGCTATGACCGGCTGCGGCTCGACTTCAACCGCACCCTCGACACCTTGAATGACACCGTCGGCCAGGTGATCGACACCTCTGCCTCCATTCGCAACGGCGCCTCGGAAATCAGCCAGGCCTCGCAGGACCTGTCGCATCGCACCGAAAGCCAGGCCGCGACGCTCGAAGAGACCGCCGCCGCATTGGATGAGATGACGGCCAGCGTGACCTCTGCCGCGGAAGGCGCGCGCGATGTGGAACGCACCTCGAACGAGGCGCGCAGCGAGGCCGAAGCCAGTGGCGATATCGTGCGCAGCGCTGTTTCGGCGATGACCGAGATCGAACAGAGTTCGGGCAAGATCGCGCAGATCATCTCGGTGATTGACGATATCGCCTTTCAGACTAACCTCTTGGCACTCAATGCCGGTGTCGAGGCGGCCCGGGCCGGGGAGGCGGGGCGTGGCTTTGCGGTTGTGGCCTCCGAGGTGCGGGGCCTTGCGCAGCGCTCTTCGGATGCGGCGCTGGAAATCAAGAATCTGATCAGCGACAGCTCGAAACAGGTGGAGCGTGGTGTTGATCTTGTGGGCAAGGCCGGTGAGGCGCTGGACAACATCCTGAACCGCGTGAGTCATGTCTCCGAGCTGATTTCCGGGATCGCCACCGGTGCGCAGGAGCAATCCACGGGGCTCTTGGAAATCAACACGGGTATGAACCAGCTGGATCAGGTGACCCAGCAAAACGCTGCCATGGTCGAGGAGGCCACTGCGGCGAGCCAGCTCCTGAACACGGATGCGGAGACGCTTGCGGATCTGGTGGCCCGGTTCCAGACGGCAAATACGGCGCGGACCCCTGCCGCGGGCGCTGGGGATGTGGGCGAGGACGCCGGATCAGAGGCGCTTGCTCCCACAAGCTGGGGCGATGCACAGGACATCGAGTGGGAGGCCACCGAGGTCGAAGAGCCCTTTGTCCCGGAGCAGACAGACTGGTCCGACTTTGATGGCGACGACACTCAGGCAACCGGGACGTAAAAGACCCTTTGAGGGCCTGACTCGGGTTGCGCCGGGTGCTCGAATGCGTCGACCCTATTGGGCATTTTGAAACGCGCGTAGCTGATCAAAGTTTGAGGAATGTGATGCAACAGCGCCTCAGCGCGAGGTGACTTGGCGCAGACGGGCAACGTGATGCCCATCGTTCAAAACTCTGCATCATTGCGTCACTTCAGGTGAACCAACCAGATACTCCAAGTGCCGGATGCTGATACTTTTCGCGATTTTCTTTGAGAACAAGACACGAGGAATACGTAAGCCTATCCTCGCGTCATTGGGCCGCCAGCGACACACATGGTGTTTTCGAACCATGATGCGATCTTTAATGCTCACCTTGGGCCCATTGGTGCGAGGAAATTCACTGATCATAGGAACCTCGAAGCGCAGGCCTATGGAAGTCAAAGGTGTTGGGGCATCGTCTGGGTCGCGAAGCTGAGCCGCTGCAAGAGGTGCGCGGTAGACACCAGAGAATCGACCAAAGATTTCTTTCTAAGAATTGTCCATTGGCTTTGCTTCGTTTGCCCCCGCTTGGGGGGGCGAAAGCAACTCGGGCATTTCGCATTTGCCGCGCAGAGGCGCGTTAGCAATCCAGTCTTTGTCTCGGCTCAGACCAGGTCGGTTCTGAGCGTTTCCGAATTGGTGGAAAGGCTTCAGTTTGGTACTGCGACGTGAAGCTGTGCCCGAGGTCCCGAGCCTTGCGAACTCCGTGGCAAGCCGAAACGGATTGTCTGTATGGACGCCATCAAGTTTCCCAACCGCAGGGCGCGCAGCTTCGCATCACGCGGTATCGCGTTGTTCCTCATATCTTCGGCCAGGTGAGGCAAGGCGTGCAAATTCTTGACCTGACGTAACAGAGCCGTAAGGATAGAAAGCTGGGACGACGCAAAGATACACAAACGGGGGATGGTTTATGGCGATTGTCGATCGGGGTGCATCCAAAGCGGCCGGGTAGAATATACAGTCCGGCGCTTGCCTGTCGTTTCAGGGTGCAAGCGCCATTTTGGTTTCATCCATCACGTTTTTGCTCCCCAGCACCTGTTCTACTCATCCCTTTCTCGCACGCTGGGCTACGTCGCCTATGGCGGTCTGAGCCCGAGACGCTCAATTTGGAAGGCAAATTTTGGTTTCTTCTTCGACGATCCGGGGCCTTGGTCGTACCGCGCAATCTGCGGCGGTTTGTCTGTCGCTTGGCCTGGCCACCTGTGGGCTCATGTCTTTGGGTCTATCCGCGCTGGCCCCATCGAAAGCGCAGGCACAGACCTATAGTCTGGGTGCTGTCGCCGATCCAGAGGTCTATGCGGCGGTGCCAAAGTCCGCACCGCTTGCGCGGGGCGATTATCTGAGCGCCCCACCTCAGCTGTCGCTCAAACGATTTGTACCCCCGGTGGGCGATCAGGGCCAGCAGGGCAGCTGTGTGGGCTGGGCCACCGCTTATGCGGCGCGCACCTTGCTCAAGGCCAAGGATCTCGAGGTTGAGAACACTGATCGGCTGCGCGACCTGGTGCTGTCGCCGTCTTATGTGTTCAACCAGATCCACCAGCCTGGCTGCAACGGGTCTTATGTCGCAGAGGCGTTGACGCTGATGCAGCGGCAGGGCGTGTCGCTCTTGCGCGACTTTCCCTATGATCAATATTCCTGCACGGCACAGCCTTCGGCGAGCCTGCGCGACAAAGCGAGCCAGTTCCGGATCAAAGGCTATTCACGCCTCTGGGGGGGCTATGGCCGCAACAAGCACGTCGCAACCCGGCGCGCGCTGGCCAATGGCAATCCGGTTGTGATCGTCATGGGGGTGGGCGACGGGTTCATGCGCCACAGCGGCAGTGGCATCTGGGAGCCAACCTCTACTGAATGGAGTGAGCTGCGCAGCAACACGCTGGGGGCGCATGCGATGACCGTGGTGGGGTATGATGACACCCGCGGTGGCGGCGCTTTCGAAGTGGTCAATTCCTGGAGTGCGGGATGGGGCAACCGCGGCTATTTCTGGATTTCATACGAGGATTTCAACGCTTTCGTCTATGAGGGCTATGAGGTGCTGCCGCCCGATCCACCTCCGCCGCCTCGGGTGGTCGATATGGCGGGCAGCGCACGGGTGCTGCATCTCTCGGGCAATGAGCTGGACGTGACGCGCAGCGAAGGCGGTTACAAAATCCGCAAACCCCTGCCATCGGGCACGCGCTTTCGGGTCGAGGCCTCAAGCAAATTCAACGGCGCACTATATGTGATCGGGGGCGATTCCAGCGGCGACTATGTGAGCCTGTTTCCCCGCGGCGACCGGGTGACGCCCTATACCCATGGCGGAACCACGATGCTGTTGCCGGGGCCGACAGAGCAGCATTTCACCCGGCTCAATGACACGGTTGGAACCGATTACTATGTCTTGCTTTACGCGCAGGAGCCGCTCGATCCGGAAACCATTGCGATGCGTATGGCGCGCGGATCCGGCAGCGTGGAGGCACGGCTGCGCAGTGCGCTTGGCAACCGTCTCGTGCCACAAGATGAGATGGAGTTGCTCGCGTCAGGCATCGGTTTCGAAGCCGCAAGTGGAGAGGCGGATGTGGCGGCTCTGGTCCTGAGCATCGACCACATTGCCCCGGATCCCGCGCAAGCCGATCGCGAGGCGCCACTGATTGTGCTCACCAACCCGGCGCCCGAGGCCTTTGACAGCGCGGATGCGGTGATCCCCGTGCAAAGCCGTCTTTTCCGCCTCGAGGGCATGGCGCAGGATGAAAGCGAGATTGCTTCGCTGCGTGTCAACGGATCTCTGAGCAGCCGCTATTCCTCGCGCGGACCGTTTCGCGCCGAGATCGAGCTCCCCGAAGGGCCCGGTCCCCATTCCATCGAAATTGAAACACGCGACGCAGCGGGCAATGCCGCGCGCCGGAGTTTTCAATTCAGCCTGACTTTCAACTGATCCTTACAGGAGACGTTCCGTGATCCGAACTGCCCTATTCCGAGCCATACTTTTGCTGACCTTACCCCTATCGTGGGGGGGCTCCGTGCAGGCGCTGGAGTGCCGATATTGCGAAGGGAAGGATCTTGGCGCATTGATCGAGCTGTCCGTCTCGCGCGACAGTGGCGCCTTGCGGGCGCAGATCCGGGGCTGGATTGCCGAGAAACACCCCGATACCCCGGCTGGGTATGTGGCGCGGGCCTGGGCGTTGGATCAGAGCGGCGGGGATCTCAAAGACGTCGAACAACTTTACAAAGAGGGCATCAGGCGCGACCCCTCGCTCGGTCTTGGTTTTACCAACCTCGGCTACACGCTTGAGCGCCAGAAACGCTATGAAGAGGCATTCGACTACTACTTGGAAGGGGCCAAAGCCTGGCCGCATCACGCGTTTTTTGTGCAATACGCCTTTTTTAACCTCAAGAACCGTCAAGGCGAGGCGGCGGCGCTTGATTGGCTTGCAACCTACGAACGTACCGGGCCAGCGCAGGATTGGGTCTATGATTATGTGCGCGGGGTTCTGGCACGCAGCAACGGGGATCGCCGTGCGGCAGACCGCTACTTTGAGCAGGCCCTGCGCCGCTCGACGCAGCCGGATGCTTTGACCGCATGGCTCGACAATCGTCTGCGCGTGCTGAGCGCGGAGCGGGCCGATCGCAATACCCGTCTCAATACCATTCGTGAGGCAATCGACTGGGCCAATACCAACCGCAGCGATGGCGCGCTGCGCCATATCGGAAAGATCCTTTGGGAAGATTTCAACCTGCCGCGGGACGCCCATAGCCTGTTTCGTGCAGCCTATCAGATGAACCCATCGCCCGAGGCTGCGCATGATGCCTTTGGTTCGATCGGCAATGACGACTTTGACGCGGGGATTGCGGTCCTGAACCAGGGGCTTCGGGATTTTCCCAACAACTATCATGTCTTGATCGCCGCCAACTGGGCGTGGAGCGAATTCAAGTTCGATCCCCAAAAGGCCGAGGGCTATGGGATGCGCGCGATCGAGATGGCGCCAACGCAGGGGGAGTTGGACAATGCGATCAACCAATATGCCCGCTTTGCCAATGAATCCGCGCAATATGACAAAGCAGTTCCGGTCTTTGAGAAATACCTCTCCTCGGTGAATGGCAGGGCCTATCGCAACATTCTGGGCGATTACGTCGACAACCGTGTCCACGCGCGTGATTTCGATCAGGCCAACCGGCTCTTGCAGCGCGCCAAGGACTATGGCGGCTTTTCGGAAAACTGGATTGCGGGGCGCGAGAACCGTATCCGAAATGCGTTGCGGCTTCAGGGGCAGCGGGATCGCTTTTTTGCAGAGAATCCCTTTCTCAAGGACTGGGAGCAGCGCTTTGGCGACAGCTTGCGTGTGACGGTGGAGTTCGCCACCGGAAAAGCGGATATTCGCGAGGCAGGCCTTGGTGTGCTGCGCGAGGCCGCCGATGCGCTGAAAGCGCGCGGTGCAGAGAACTACGTATTTCTCATTGAGGGCCATACCGACAGCACCGGCAGCGACAAGATCAACCTGCCGCTGAGCGACGCACGCGCCAAATCGGTTGAGCGCTATTTTGTCGAGAATGCGGGCATTGCGCCGGAGCGGTTGCAAACCGTTGGATATGGTCCGCGCATCCCGCTTGCGACCAACGCGACAGAGGGCGGCAAGCAGATCAACCGTCGGGTTGAAATCCGTCCCTACGGCAATATCTCGGCGCCGCAGATCTCGACCTCAGGCTGGCTTGATGCGCGGTCGCTTACGCTGAGCCCGGATGGCCGGTTTGCAGTGACCGGCAATACGCCGGCACAGGTCTGGGACCTGGAACGCATGCTTCGGGTTCACCAGCTGCCTATTGGTGGCAGCTCGCGCGAAATCTCGCCCAATGGGCGCTATATCGCGGTCAAATCGTCCTTTGTCGGGGTGACGGGGGTCACGGACAATCTGCTTTATATCTACGATATGCGCACCGGGCTCATGCACAGCCAATTGCCCAACGCGCTCGAGATTGATGAAATCTCCTGGTCACCCTTTTCGGATGCGGTGGCCTTTAGTGATCGCAACGGCTACCTGCGGGTCTATGACATGGCCACGCGCCAGTTTCGCGCGGTCACCAAGATGGGCACCATTCGGGGATCCGAGCAAATCATCTGGACCGGGGATGGCGCGCATATCGTGACCAAGTCGCCGCGCACGTCAACGGCGGTGGTCCGCGATGCGCAATCGTTGCGGCCCGTCACCACCCTGCGCAACGCGGGCCGCGTGCATGGGTTCGCGAACACACCGGATGGGAAGTATCTGGTGGGCATGAACAACAGTTATGAGCTGATCGTCTGGGCAACTGCAGATTGGCGCGAGGTCGCGCGCAAGCGGATGCCTGCGATGACTTTCAATCTCATTGCGCATCCCACAGAGCCCAAGGTTATGATCGCCGATACCTTCACCAACACCACCCGGCTGGCGCTCGTGGATGTGCCGAGCCTCAAGGTGACCGCCACATTTGAGGGCGACCCGGAAAAGATTCACTATGGTGGCTTCACGCCGGACGGGCAGCATTACGTCACTACGCTGGATGATCAGATTGTCTATCTCGACACCCAGAACCTGCGTGTTGATCAACGCAAGGACGGCGCGGCGCACAAGGGCCGTGGCCTCACCATGGTGCCCTCACAGGATCTGGTGCTCTCACGTGACAGCGAAGGCACAAGCGTCTGGAACATCAAGACCGGCCGCCGCGTGCACCGGATCGAAGGGGAGGTATACCAGACCTGGAAGCCGCTCAGTGCGGATGGCTCGGTTCTGTTTACGTTCGACGAAGATGGGCGGATGCTGCGCTTTGACACCACCACCTTCCGCAGCGAGGTGGTGAAGCAGATCGACGGCACGCCCTACAGCATGCGTGAAAACGACACCCACATTGCTGTGGGGACCGTGCCGCAAGGGGAGGGGCCGTTCCAGCGCCCGGTCTCCAACATCTATGTGATCGAGAAGGCAACGCTCAATGTGGTGATGCAGAAGCGCTTTGACATCGTGTCAGAGCCTGTGCGCTACAATGATATCTATGATCCGGCCGTCTATGTCCGCCTGTCGGACGATGGCAAGCTGGCGGTGACCTCGTCCTGGATGGCTGGGTTCAAGCAGGGCACCACCAATGGCCGCGTGGTCACCATCTATGATCCCCAGCGCAACAGCGAAGTGACCAGTTTTCAGGCGGAGGCGCGGTTCTTCCAGATGGACTGGGCCGAGGGGGGCGAGGCGCTCAAGTTCCGAGGCAAGGGCCGCTGGTATTTGCATGATCCCAACACTGGCAAGAACACGGGCCGCGAGACACCCAGTGCCAATTACGAAATCGCGCTTGCCGACGGCCGTACGCTGGAGTGGTTCTGGGATCATGTGGCGCTCGACGGCAAGGAGCTGACCTTTCCGCATAACCTGCGCCATCTGGAAACCCACGAAGATCGCAATCTGGCAATCGGTCTCACCACGGGCAACGAGCTGATCTTTATTGATCTGAACCAAATGCAACAGGCGCTGACCATTGCACCGCGCAAGAACGGCGAATGGATCGCCTATACCCCGGACGGGCGCTACACAGCGTCGCTGGCGGGCACCGAGGATGTCTATTGGTCACTTGGTGACAACTACCTTCCGTTCTCGGCGCTTTCGGAGAACTATGAGCGCCCCGGCCTGATCCGCAACCTGTTGGAGGCCATCGCTCAGGGCGAGGCGCTGCCGGATGATGGTGTGGACGTG
This window contains:
- a CDS encoding ABC transporter permease; amino-acid sequence: MQDPALTAPPHPDPRARRERRSRWLLLTPALVILSLAASGPLLVVVIYSFLTPGDYGGVEWRFTLEPWFNVVAERDFFTEELQLADAHLLVFWRSIKLSLMTAFLCLIVGFPTAYFIATRPQHRRDMWMLLIMIPFWTNLLIRTFAIMELIRNQGTINTLLMASGLIDEPIQMLFTEFSVLIGMTYVYLPLMILPIYASMERLGFDLVEAGYDLYASRLDVLRRIIFPLVKPGVVAGSILVFVPCLGAYVTPRVLGGGKQLMLGNLIELQFGQLRNWPLGAALALTLLAVVMVALVFYVRAIGREGESDV
- a CDS encoding ABC transporter ATP-binding protein, which produces MIKIDGLTKIFGEGAEAFTALDDVSLTIQSNEFFTLLGPSGCGKTTLLRMIAGFLDPTRGQLMLDGKDLLRHPPHQRPVNTVFQSYALFPHMTVSENIAFGLQMLKRPKAEIAATVSEMLELVQMTAMADRKTAQISGGQQQRVALARALAPRPKVLLLDEPLSALDFKLRKEMQLELKRLQHETGITFVFVTHDQEEALTMSDRIAVMNAGTIRQIGGPRDIYDHPAERFVADFIGDTNFLKAQMVSSTESGALVRLASGEEILAKAPEGGAHSAGQAVTLAVRPEHARLCERTDALLIGTLDNVVYFGTDTHYHVTMEGGGTFILRRQNQPGQTQTLAINDTVGVCFAPDTAQILKD
- a CDS encoding methyl-accepting chemotaxis protein, yielding MSDPSEVQSRPRRKFGIFRSVRSKLSAVLVLLAAGITLFGYITYGLLMQVSGHITELNDENLPDLEVSQDITLAADMAKDSMITMLVVDNAAGIDQAMGEVDAARTALGSAIAELNDDIEPQFSASLDEVSQALADLAEARRVTFASDDQIEARVRDMQSIISELSVVMAELSRSAAIELRQGAEATDQKIDNTVTRLVEVDFYNQSLLLEAQAELNLLTGAAVSAGGTKDPETLAQIEAMAEKSRDRLLEITDIISERAPEIFDTSLLITAVFTLETVLAQSLFPSETLRKAALSARADTAKAIDTAINAQMRSLLASVNAAKDANGDALELLLTNEVGFLRELVEIGIAINMFQVAALDAATSDDEASVSDAEKGMVEAGALFAKYQDFRDGRVVEFLSRLSDLNDPETGLAALQIKGIKAAEASDAATLNARTSVEAISQRAAEFTASTLSEIDVMTDEIFDEVELMVRDLVVSAAVAGVCFLAIFSVIQLLILRPLNRISASTERLAEGDRSPVTGFERTSTEIYRIARSLSVFRDGIVEKEELEEMAAAERQERERVQAKAVEALGTGLERLSSGDLTGHIHEELGEGYDRLRLDFNRTLDTLNDTVGQVIDTSASIRNGASEISQASQDLSHRTESQAATLEETAAALDEMTASVTSAAEGARDVERTSNEARSEAEASGDIVRSAVSAMTEIEQSSGKIAQIISVIDDIAFQTNLLALNAGVEAARAGEAGRGFAVVASEVRGLAQRSSDAALEIKNLISDSSKQVERGVDLVGKAGEALDNILNRVSHVSELISGIATGAQEQSTGLLEINTGMNQLDQVTQQNAAMVEEATAASQLLNTDAETLADLVARFQTANTARTPAAGAGDVGEDAGSEALAPTSWGDAQDIEWEATEVEEPFVPEQTDWSDFDGDDTQATGT
- a CDS encoding C1 family peptidase → MVSSSTIRGLGRTAQSAAVCLSLGLATCGLMSLGLSALAPSKAQAQTYSLGAVADPEVYAAVPKSAPLARGDYLSAPPQLSLKRFVPPVGDQGQQGSCVGWATAYAARTLLKAKDLEVENTDRLRDLVLSPSYVFNQIHQPGCNGSYVAEALTLMQRQGVSLLRDFPYDQYSCTAQPSASLRDKASQFRIKGYSRLWGGYGRNKHVATRRALANGNPVVIVMGVGDGFMRHSGSGIWEPTSTEWSELRSNTLGAHAMTVVGYDDTRGGGAFEVVNSWSAGWGNRGYFWISYEDFNAFVYEGYEVLPPDPPPPPRVVDMAGSARVLHLSGNELDVTRSEGGYKIRKPLPSGTRFRVEASSKFNGALYVIGGDSSGDYVSLFPRGDRVTPYTHGGTTMLLPGPTEQHFTRLNDTVGTDYYVLLYAQEPLDPETIAMRMARGSGSVEARLRSALGNRLVPQDEMELLASGIGFEAASGEADVAALVLSIDHIAPDPAQADREAPLIVLTNPAPEAFDSADAVIPVQSRLFRLEGMAQDESEIASLRVNGSLSSRYSSRGPFRAEIELPEGPGPHSIEIETRDAAGNAARRSFQFSLTFN